The genomic interval TCTCAATAATGAATTAAGTAATTATAACAACACTATAAAATACATAAGGCATACAAATGAAGAATTAAGGCTAAATTTAAATTGGTTTAGTATATTAAGTATATTTGGTATTCAATTATTTGCCATTTCAAATAATAATCATTATTTAAGATTAACTATACTTGGAATAAAATTAACATTTAAAGTCAATGAAGAAAGTATTAATAAAATAGCTTGGTGGATACCTATACGAAAATGGCGTGATAGCTTTAGGACTAAATTTAAAATAGAAGACCAGACCAGACCAGACCAGACCAGACCAGACCAGACCAGACCTAATTTTTATACTATATACTTTTATATTTCTTATAATAAAACAAAAAATCAAAAATTACAACCTATGCTGCCATATTATAAAGCAGCATAGGTTTTTTATTGCAATTTTTTTAGGAGTTTATATAAAATGGTAAAATATTCAAACATACATAAGTACTATGTGTTAAAAACAGTAATATATATATTATTCATTATTTTCATAATGATTTCCTGTCAAAAAACAGATATAAATAAAAAAGAAATAATTGTAAATTTATTTACTGAACCTTTAACTATTGATCCAAGCTTAAACACAGATAGTTGGCCAGCTAGTTATATGCTACATAACTTTGAAGGATTAGTAAAAAAGGATGAAAATAATAATATTATACCTGGGGTAGCTGAAAGTTGGAATATAAGCGAAGATGGATTAATATATACTATAAAATTAAGAACAAATGCCAAATGGAGCGATGGTAAAACTGTAACATCTCATGATTTTGTTTATACATATCAAAGAATTGTTAATCCTAAAACAGCAGCAAAATTTAGCTATTTCTTAGATCCTATAAAAAATGCTAAATCTATATATGAAGGTAAAAAAAATATAGATACATTAGGAGTAAAAGCATTAGATGATTACACTTTAGAAATATACCTAGAAACCCCTACAGCATATTTTTTAGATTTACTAGCTTTTCCAACATATTTACCTGTAAGAAAAGATATAATAGAAAAATATGGAGATAAATGGACTTTAAATCCTGAAAGCTACATAGGAAATGGTCCTTTTAAGATGATAGAAAGAAAAATAGACGATAAATTAGTTTTAGAAAGAAATACTTATTATTGGGATACCAATAATATAAAATTGAACAAAATTACATTTTTATTATCAGATGATTACAATCTTAGTTTAAGTGGGATATTAAATAATAAATTAAATTTTTCAAAATATGTATCTAGAAAGAATTTAGATTTTATAAAAGAAAATAATATTCTAACAACAAAACAAATGTTAGCAACATATTGTTATCGTATAAATAATACAAATGAAGTTTTAAATGATATTAGAGTTAGAGAGGCTCTAAATTTAGCTATAGATAGAAATTATTTAGTAGAAACGATAACTAAATTAAATGAAAAGCCTGCTAATGCTTTTGTTGCATATGGGATAAATGATTATGAAGGAAATTTTAGAGAAAATGGAAAGAATTATTTTGATATATCAAAAGAAGGCTATTCTAATAATGTAATTAAAGCCAAAAAATTACTAGAAGAAGCAGGATATAGTAATAAAAAATTTCCTCCTTTAAGTATTACTATAGCATCTGAAGAAAAAGATATAGAAATAGCAGAAGCTATACAAAATATGTTAAAAGAAAATTTAAATATAGATACAATAATTAATAAATACGATTTTGGAACTTATTTATCATACATGCATAGTCGTAATTTTGAATTAGCTATGTATAGTTGGTATGGAGATTTTAATGATCCTATAAATTTTTTACTTCCTTTTGAAAGTACATCTTTTCAAAATTATGGATCTTTTATAAATGAAAAATATGATAACTATATACAAATTGCTATAACAAATCATAACAATAAATATAGGATGGAAGTACTTCATAAAGCTGAAGACATTTTAATAGAAAATTACAGTATTATACCTCTATATTTCATTAATGAAGCATTCTTAATTTCTACTAATATAAAAAACATAGAGTATGACCCTATGGGAATGGTTAGGTTTATACATTCTTATATAGAATAACAATAGTTAATATGGAGCCAATATTATGTATGATTTAGAATTTAAAAAAGAATTTTTAAAACAGCAATATAAAAATATTATGGGTGAAGAACTTAATTTAGAAAATCCTAAAAAATATGCTGAAAAATTACAATGGCTTAAATTATACTATCATGATCCTTTAATGACTAAATGTGCTGACAAATATTTAGTACGTAAATATATAAAAGAAACTATTGGAGAGGATTATCTTATACCATTAATAGGAGTATGGGATAGAGTAGAAGACATAAATTTTAATTTACTTCCAAATCAATTTGTATTAAAAACAAATTGGGGAAGCGGTCAAAATATAATAGTTGAAGATAAAAATAAATTGGATATAGAAGAAACTAAAAATAAGTTAAATAATTGGTTAAAACCAACATCTAACCATTATTATTTTTCATACGAATGGCCATATAAATACATAAAGCCTAAAATAATAGCAAATTATTATATAGAAAATTTCAATAAAAAATCACATGAATATAGTATATATTCTTTTAATGGAAACCCTCGTATAATACATTTAATTATTAATTTGCATACACCTCATTTAAAATCTAATATTTATGATCTAGAATGGAATAAACTGGATATACAATATAATTTTCCAAATATAGAATATGATATAAAAAAACCTGAATATTTAGATAAATTATTATCTTTATCTAAACAATTGGCCTCTAACTTTCCATTGTCAAGAATAGATTTTACAACAGAAAATGATAAAATTTATTTTGTAGAAATAACATTTTTTCCTAATGCTGGTTTCATAAAGTTTAATGATAAGAAATGGGATGATTATTACAGCAACTTTTTAACGCTACCAAAAGAAAAGAAAATGGACTATGATTTTGTAGATAGAGATACATTATTAAATCAAATAAATAATTTAGAGCCTATAGTAAAACAATATAAAGATTTAGAATATAACTTTAACTTTGCTAATAATACAATAAATACATTAAATAATAAATTGGATAATTTAAATAACTATATTAATAAACAAAATGAAGAATTCAAACTTAATATAAATTGGTTCAGCTTATTAAGTATATTAGGAATACATTTATTTGCAGTTTCAAATAATTCTCATTATATAAGATTAACTATACTAGGAATAAAATTAACATTTAAAGTTAATGAAGAAAGTATTAATAAAATAGCATGGTGGATACCAATTAAAAGCTTAAGAAATAATTTTAGAAAGAAATTTCAAATATAAATCTCAACTTATATTAGTATAATTTTCTTTTCATAATACTTTACTTTATAGATATTATATTATATAGTTATTATTAACTAATAATTTATAGGATATATATATGCCATTTACTTTTCAAAAATTAGATATAGATGGACTTTTCATAGCTGAGCCAAAAGTTTTTGGAGATTCCAGAGGTTATTTTCTAGAAACTTATAGTGAAAAAGATTTTTTTGAAGTAGGAATTAAAGAAAAATTTGTGCAGGATAATCAATCAAAATCTACAAAAAATGTATTGAGAGGGCTTCATTATCAGAAGAAATATTGTCAGGCTAAATTGGTTAGAGTATTAGAAGGTGAAGTTTTCGATGTTGCTGTAGATTTAAGAAATGATTCTCCTACATTTGGAAAATATTATGGTGTATTATTAACTGAAAAAAATAAAAAGCAGTTTTTTATTCCTAAAGGTTTTGCACATGGCTTTATTGTTTTAAGCGAATCAGCTGTTTTTGCTTATAAATGTTCAGACTTTTATCACCCTGAAGAAGAAGGCGGAATAATATATAATGATAAAAATATCAATATAGATTGGACTTGCGATACTAAAGATGTATTAGTGTCTGATAAAGATTTAAAATTACCAACATTCGACAAAAACAAAAAATATTTTTCATTAGATGGAAATTGGATTGGAGAATAATTTTTATGGTTTGGGTTATTGGTAAAAATGGAATGCTTGCTAAAGATATACTTGCAGCATTCGATAAAAATAGTATAGAATATATTGCAACAGCTTCAGATATAGATATTACTAATATTGATATACTTAATAATTTTTCAAAAGATAAAAATATTAACACAATAATAAATTGTTCTGCATATACAAAAGTAGATTTGGCAGAAGATGAAAAAGATATTTGCTATAAAGTTAATGGGGAAGGTGTTAAAAACATTACAGAAATAGCTTCTAATATAAATGCTGATTTAATTCATTTTTCAACTGACTATGTATTTGACGGAGAAAGCAACAAGCCATATACAGAAGAAGATAAAACTAATCCAATAAATATTTACGGCAAAAGTAAATTAGAAGGTGAAAATTATGCTTTATCCTATAATAAATCAATGGTTATGAGAGTTTCTTGGCTATATGGAATTAACGGAAATAATTTTGTAAAAACTATGATTAAGTTGATGAATAGTAAAGAAAGCATAAAAGTGGTTAATGATCAATTTGGATCTCCTACTTTTACTCAAGATGTTTCTGAAGCAATTCTTAATTTAATTAATAAAAGCAATTATGGTCTTTATCATTATACTAACAATGGAAATATTTCTTGGTACAATTTTGCTAATAGTATATACAAAATTGGAAAAGAATATAATGTTATAAATAATGATTGTCAAATAAATCCATGCACTACTGAAGAATATCCAACCAAAGCTAAAAGACCAAAATACAGTGTTTTATCTGTAGAAAAAATCAAAAAATATGCTAAAATATATGATTATGAATACAGTTTAAATAATTTTTTTAAACTTATAAAATAAATAATTAGAGGTTTTCGATTATGAAAGGAATAGTATTAGCAGGAGGAAGCGGAACAAGGCTTTATCCTATGACAAATGTTATATCAAAACAATTACTTCCTATATATGATAAGCCTATGGTATACTATCCATTATCTGTTTTAATGCTATCAGGAATTAGAGATATACTTATAATATCAACAGAAAATGATACACCTCTTTTCAAAAAATTATTAAAAGACGGCAGTCAATGGGGTTGCAATATAGAATATGCTGTACAAAAGGCCCCTAATGGTCTAGCTGAAGCATTTATAATAGGGGAAAGTTTTATAGGAAAAGATAATGTATCTATGATATTAGGAGACAATATATTTTTTGGTCAAAGTTTTTCACATATATTGGGAAAAAGTGCAAAATTAGAAGACGGAGCTGTTATTTTTGCATATCAAGTAAAAGACCCAGAACGCTTTGGAATAGTAGAAATAGACAAAAATTATAATGCATTATCAATAGAAGAAAAGCCACAAAAACCTAAATCAAATTATGCGGTTACTGGTCTTTATTTTTATGATAATGATGTAGTAAATATTTCTAAAAATATTAAACCTTCTGCAAGAGGGGAATTAGAAATTACTGATGTTAATAAAATCTATTTAGAAAATAAAAAACTTAAAGTTGAAATATTAGGGCGCGGTTTTGCTTGGCTTGATACTGGAACTAGAGATAGTTTGCTTCAGGCAGCACAATTTGTTTCTGCTGTTGAAAATATAGAAGGAATGCAAATAGCATGTTTAGAAGAAATTGCCTATAATAATAAATGGATTGATGCTTCTAAAATAGAAGAAACTGCATCAAAATTAAAAAACTCAGAATATGGAAAATATTTACAAGGTTTAATAAAATAGGATAATATATGAGACAATTTAATAATATTTTAATAACAGGCGGATGCGGTTTTATTGGATCAAATTTTATAAGATATATATTACAAAAAACAGATTATAATGGCAATATTATAAATATAGATGCTTTAACTTATGCAGGAAACAGAGAAAACTTACTTGATATAGAAGAACAATATAAAGGCAGATATTTTTTTGAAAAAGTCAATATTTGCGATGATAAAAAAATAAATGAAATATTCAATAAATATAATCCAAATTGTATAGTTCATTTTGCAGCTGAAAGTCATGTAGACCGCTCAATATATGGTCCTAAAGATTTTATTGAAACTAATATAATGGGTACTTTTATTTTATTAGAAGCAGCCCGCAAATTATGGGAAAATAACAAAGAAAATAAATTATTTCACCATATAAGTACAGATGAAGTTTATGGATCTTTAGGCGAAACTGGATATTTTTATGAAACAACACCTTATGATCCTAGAAGTCCTTACTCATCATCAAAAGCTTCAAGCGATCATATTGTAAAAGCATATTATCATACTTATGATTTACCTGTTACAATATCCAATTGCAGCAACAATTACGGACCTTATCAATTCCCTGAAAAATTAATACCTTTAATGATTTCTAATATAGTAGAAGAAAAAGATCTTCCTGTTTATGGAGATGGTAAAAACATAAGAGATTGGATATTTGTTGAAGATCATAACAATGCTGTACTTGATATAATATATAAAGGTAGGATAGGGGAGACTTATAATATCGGCGGAGAAAACGAGATTACTAATATTGATATGGTAAATATATTATGCGAAAAATTAGCCGTTAAGATGAATAAAGAAAAAGATTATTATAAAAAACTTATTAAATTTGTAAAAGACAGAGCAGGTCATGATAGAAGATATGCTATTAACTGCGATAAAATAAAAAATGAATTAGGCTGGAAAAGAAATTATGATTTTAATACTGCTATAGAACTTACTATAGATTGGTATTTAAATAATAAAAAATGGATAGATAATATTAAAAGCGGAGAATATAAAAAGTGGATTGAGTTAAATTACTCATCTAAATAAATATTAATATATGAAAAGATTAGCTATATTTGCAGGATATGATAAAGACAATATTATAGATGATTATGTTGTTTATTATATTAAAGAATTAAAAAAAATAGCGGATATTATTTATGTATCCGATTGTAATATACTAGAAAATGAACTAGCAAAAATATCAGAGTATTGTATCAATATTATTAATGGTCGTCATGGTGAATATGATTTCGGCTCTTATAAAAGAGGGTACATATACGCCAAAGAAAATAATATACTTCAAAATTATGATTATTTAATACTTTGTAATGATTCTTGTTACGGTCCTTTTTTTAACTTTCAAAAAATAGTAGAAAATATAGAAAGTAAAAATAGTGATATTTGGGGTATATTTAAATATTTGAAAGACATTGATTTTGAAGAACATTTACAAAGCTATTTTTTAGCTATGACAAAAAATATATTTTTATCAAATTGGTACAGTAGTTTTTTACTTTCTGTGAAAAAAGAAGAAAATAAAAAAGATATTATAAAAAAATATGAAATTGGTATGAGTATACTTTTTAAAAATCATAACTGTTCAATGTCATCTTTTTTGGATTCATCTTTTATAGAAAATCCTTCAAATAATAGTATTCCATCTGTATATGCTCTAGAAGCTATAAGCTATGGATTTCCTTTATTAAAGATAGCTATATTTGGAGAACCTACTTTTTTCTTTTTAAATAAAGAAAAAATAAAGAAAATATTTAAAATTATACAACCTTATGATAAAAATATAATAATTAATCATTTAAATAGAACAATGAAGAAAGAAAATATTAAATATCTTTTTCCTAAATTCAAAACAAAACAAGTTCATATTTTTTCTAAAAGTTTTCTCAATATATCTTTTCAATACTCTGTATCAGGAAAATTTCAAATAGCATTTTTTTTATTTAATAAATTAAAAATTACAATAGATTTTCCTAAAAGTATATCATATAATAAAACAAATTATAATGATTTTAATTTTCTCTTAGAGGAATAAAAAATGACAAATAAAAAAATATTAGCTATATTTGCAGGATATGACAAAGATAACATTATAGATGATTATGTAGTGTATTATATAAAAGAGTTAAAAAAAATAGCTGATATCATTTATGTATCCGATTGCAATATGTCAGATAATGAATTAAAAAAAATTAATGACTACTGCATAAATATCATTAATGGCCGTCATGAAGAATATGATTTTGGATCTTACAAAAGAGGATATTTATATGCTAAAGAAAATAATCTTTTGCAAAACTATGATAAAATAATTTTTTGCAATGATTCTTGCTATGGTCCTTTCTTTGATTTAAAAAATATAATAAATAAAATGACTGATTATGATTTCGGAGTATTATATATAAGTAAAGATTTAAAAATAGCTGAACATGATTATATAACAAGCTTTTTTATTATAATAGATAAAAAAATATATAATACAGATTTTTTTAATAATTTTATAGACAATATAAAAAAAGAAGAAGATAAAATGGATATCATAAAAAAATATGAATTTGGTCTTTCAAAATTAATGCTTGATAATAATATAGAATTAAAAAGCTTATTTAATGATAATGGAGAATTTAACAGGCCATACTTTAATCCATTAGCTCTAATAGAAGAAGGTTTTCCATTATTAAAAAGGCATGTATTAGAAAAAAAAGTAACAGTTCCTTTAAATATAGATGAACTAACAAATATTATAAAAATAATAAAAAATAATTACGATATAAAATTAATAGTTAATCATTTAAACAGAGTTGCTGATAAAGAACAAATTAAATATTTATTTCAAAAATATAAACCATATAAAAAAACATTTATTCATGAAAAAATTTTCTCCTTATTTACTAGATATTCTCCATCAGGGAAATATCAAACAGTATATAAATTCTTTAATTCAATAAGTGTATCAATAGATAAACCAATAAAAGATTCTTATATAGAAACTGACTATAAAGATTTTAACTTCTTACTTAAGATATAATTAAATTTATAAAATTATAATAAAAAATTATTATTTTTAAAAATATATACATAACTTAACTTATGTATATATTTTTTTAAAGCCAAATATTGAAATAATATGTAAAAAAAGTATAATTTGACCTATGAATAATAAAATTATGTTAACTAACAATCAGATACAAAATTTAAAAAATGTATTTGGAGAAGCTTATACTAATGTCATCAGACAATACTATAAAAATAATGAAAACTTAAGCTATGAAAGTATTATAAAGTTTTTAAAAGAAAATAAAAAAACTAAATCTAATGCAACTATAGCATTATATAAAGCTGCATTAAAGAAACTAATAAAATATCAAGTAAAAGATTTAAATAAAAAAGCTATAATAGATAGTGCATTTTCTGAAATAAAAATAACTAAAAGAGATAATACAATAACTCAAGAAAAAATAGTATCAAAAGATATAGTAAATAAAATGATAAAGTTATCTAATGAAAAAAATAAACTAATTATACAAACATTATATTCTACAGGATTAAGAGTTTCAGAATTAATAAATATAAAGAAAAAAGACTGTAAAAAAACTATAGAGGATAATATTACTTATATATCGGTATCAGTTATTGGAAAAGGAAATAAGGAAAGAAAAATAAAACTAAAGATAGAACTTTATAATGAAATATTAAAAACTTTTCAAGGAAAAATATATTTATTTGAAACTAAAAATAAAAGAGCTTTTACAAGACAATATATATATAAAATAGTTAATACTGCAGGATTAAAGGCATTAGGAACAAGACAGGTGCATCCTCATACATTAAGACATAGTTTTGCTACCCATTTACTTATAAAAGACAATAAAAGTTTAAAAGCTGTAAGTAAATATTTAGGACATAGTTCTACTGCTATAACTTCCGATTTTTATATTCATGATGAATTATCAATAAAAGACTTAATAAAATTTTAATATATACTGAAAATTTTATAGTTTATCAAAAAATAGAATTTTAAATTTAGGTTATTTGTGGGGGCTAGCCCCCGCTATGCGTACTTCGTAACACCCCCAGTTCTTTTATTGGTATAAGGCGAATCCAGCCTGCGGCGAGAACCGAAAAAACTGCATTTAGTATAAATTTAGGTTATATCCTATACTTAATAAGTATTTTTTTAATATAAAGTTTTAGCAATTGCGTTTTCGCGAAGCGTATGCGTCAAAAAAGTAGATAATTCTATATAAAGAGTATCAGTTGAGAAAATATATTTTTTCAGTATATATAACATTATATTACTATATAATATAATGTTATACTTTTTTAATATATTATATTATTATAGTAATACATAGTAATATATATTTTATAATATATAATATCGATACTATAATAAAAAATTATAATATATTATTATGTACAAATCTGCAGATGATATAAAAAAGCAATATTCTATTATTGATATAGCTATTCGATTAGGTTTGAATATTGATAGAAATAATAAAGCAATATGTCCGTTTCATAATGATAAAAATCCAAGTTTATCATTCAATATAAAAGATAATTATTATCACTGTTTCAGCTGCGGAGCTAGCGGCGACAATATAAAATTAGTGATGGAATTACTTAAATGCAGTTTTAATGAAGCTATTATATTTATTACTGGAAATGATTATAAGTCTATAAAATATAATAATAAAGATTATATTAAAGAAAATAAAGTAGTTAAAGTAACTATAATAGAAGAAAATTATTCAGATATATATAATAGATTTATAGATTTACTTGATAATGAAGAAGCTTTATATTACTTAAAAAATAGATGTATAACAGAAAAACAAGTAATAGAAAATAAAATCAAAAATATACCTAAAGATAGAAAAAAACAATTTTTTATTATAAATGAATTATTAAAACATTATAGTGAAGAAAATCTAATAAAAAGCGGTATTTTATCAAAAAATAAAGAAAATAATAATTTATATTTATTTCATTATAGGCATAGACTCATTATACCGTATTTTGATACAGATATACAAAATATTAATTCTGTTCAAGGAAGAAATATAGATAATGAAGAGATAAAACCTAAATATTTATTCAATAGAAATGCCAAAGATTCAATATATAATATTCATAAATTATCAGATATTAAAGACTTAATTATATGTGAAGGTGCTATTGATGCATTATCATTAGAGCGTTTAGGATACTGTTCAATAGCATTAGCTGGGGTTTCTAAAGTAAATTTATTAGAAAAATATGATATATTAAAAAAATATAATATATACAGTTTTTCTGATAATGATAATGCTGGAAAACAACTAATAAAAGATATATATAATATTGATAATTATAAAGGAAGTTTTGTAATAAACAGCTTTACTGCTAACAATGATATAAAAGATATTAATGAATTATTAATAAAATCTAATATAAAAAGTTTTAAAATAAATAATATAGAGTATAATTATTTTGAAATGCCTAATGATAAAATATGCATATTAGACTATTATATTTTTACTAAAAATGAGTTACAATATATAAAAAATAAGAAGGACTTTAATAAATCATTATATTTACTTAGTTTGGATAAAAAGAGATTAACAGAAAAAGAATATAAATTAAAGTATGGAGAAATAAATTGATTGATAAAGAGCTTATTATTAGTAAAGAAGAATATATAAAAAATGATCTACTTAGTTCATTGAAAGTTATTATAAATGAAACTAATAAAAACAATATAGACACTAATATATTGGAAATAAAAAATAAATTAGATGAGTTTAATGCATTTAATGAAAATAATTCCAATATAGAAGAAAATATATTAAATGAAAACTCTATAGAATATTTAATCAATTTAATTTCGAATACAAAAAACTATAATTTAAAAAATAGTTCTTTTTCAGAATTAGAAAGTTTTTTAAGAGACTCTCTTATAACAATAGGAGCAGAAAGCTCAGTAGGAAAAACATCATTTGCAAGTCAATTAGCATTAGAAATATTAGAAAATAATGATGATACAATACTAGCATTTTACTCATTGGATGATAGTAAAACATTTCTAACAAAAAAAATGATATATCAACTATTAAGTAAAAACTATAAAAATAATAAAAAAAAGCTAGATATTAATAATGAAGATATAATAAAATATATAAAAAAACATAAAAATGATCATTTAAAATTGCTTTTGAGTAATAGAATAGCAATATTTGAATCATTAAATATATATAATTTATATTCACAATTAATCAAATTAAAAAGAAATGCGAAAGACAATCTTAATATAGAAAATCCTAGAATAATAATTATTATCGATTATTTACAAATAATAGATCATGAAAGCAGCAATTTAAGAGAAGGCTTAAATAAAATATGTTCATATTTAAAAGATATACAAAAAAGATTCAATTGTATGATGATACTATTAAGCCAATTTAATAGATCTAGAGAAACAAATATTAATACATTAATAAGATACAGAGAAACTAGTGAAATTGAGAATATATCAGATTTATGTATTAATTTAGAGAGCATACAAAATCAAGATTATTATAATACAAAATTGTATATTGTAAAAAATAAGGCTGGAGAGAAAAATAAGATATTTACAAGCTTAAGAGAGGGGTATACATTCAATAAATTTTCAGAAAATAATAATGTACATACATACAAGATAGCTAAAATATCTTCTGATTATAATAATGAAAATTATGATGATCAAAGCATTGACGATTTTATTTTTTAATATATTATAGTTAAATTATGAATAAAAACATATCAAAGAAGAAATTTATT from Brachyspira suanatina carries:
- a CDS encoding peptide ABC transporter substrate-binding protein, giving the protein MVKYSNIHKYYVLKTVIYILFIIFIMISCQKTDINKKEIIVNLFTEPLTIDPSLNTDSWPASYMLHNFEGLVKKDENNNIIPGVAESWNISEDGLIYTIKLRTNAKWSDGKTVTSHDFVYTYQRIVNPKTAAKFSYFLDPIKNAKSIYEGKKNIDTLGVKALDDYTLEIYLETPTAYFLDLLAFPTYLPVRKDIIEKYGDKWTLNPESYIGNGPFKMIERKIDDKLVLERNTYYWDTNNIKLNKITFLLSDDYNLSLSGILNNKLNFSKYVSRKNLDFIKENNILTTKQMLATYCYRINNTNEVLNDIRVREALNLAIDRNYLVETITKLNEKPANAFVAYGINDYEGNFRENGKNYFDISKEGYSNNVIKAKKLLEEAGYSNKKFPPLSITIASEEKDIEIAEAIQNMLKENLNIDTIINKYDFGTYLSYMHSRNFELAMYSWYGDFNDPINFLLPFESTSFQNYGSFINEKYDNYIQIAITNHNNKYRMEVLHKAEDILIENYSIIPLYFINEAFLISTNIKNIEYDPMGMVRFIHSYIE
- a CDS encoding ATP-grasp fold amidoligase family protein, whose product is MYDLEFKKEFLKQQYKNIMGEELNLENPKKYAEKLQWLKLYYHDPLMTKCADKYLVRKYIKETIGEDYLIPLIGVWDRVEDINFNLLPNQFVLKTNWGSGQNIIVEDKNKLDIEETKNKLNNWLKPTSNHYYFSYEWPYKYIKPKIIANYYIENFNKKSHEYSIYSFNGNPRIIHLIINLHTPHLKSNIYDLEWNKLDIQYNFPNIEYDIKKPEYLDKLLSLSKQLASNFPLSRIDFTTENDKIYFVEITFFPNAGFIKFNDKKWDDYYSNFLTLPKEKKMDYDFVDRDTLLNQINNLEPIVKQYKDLEYNFNFANNTINTLNNKLDNLNNYINKQNEEFKLNINWFSLLSILGIHLFAVSNNSHYIRLTILGIKLTFKVNEESINKIAWWIPIKSLRNNFRKKFQI
- the rfbC gene encoding dTDP-4-dehydrorhamnose 3,5-epimerase, whose protein sequence is MPFTFQKLDIDGLFIAEPKVFGDSRGYFLETYSEKDFFEVGIKEKFVQDNQSKSTKNVLRGLHYQKKYCQAKLVRVLEGEVFDVAVDLRNDSPTFGKYYGVLLTEKNKKQFFIPKGFAHGFIVLSESAVFAYKCSDFYHPEEEGGIIYNDKNINIDWTCDTKDVLVSDKDLKLPTFDKNKKYFSLDGNWIGE
- the rfbD gene encoding dTDP-4-dehydrorhamnose reductase, with amino-acid sequence MVWVIGKNGMLAKDILAAFDKNSIEYIATASDIDITNIDILNNFSKDKNINTIINCSAYTKVDLAEDEKDICYKVNGEGVKNITEIASNINADLIHFSTDYVFDGESNKPYTEEDKTNPINIYGKSKLEGENYALSYNKSMVMRVSWLYGINGNNFVKTMIKLMNSKESIKVVNDQFGSPTFTQDVSEAILNLINKSNYGLYHYTNNGNISWYNFANSIYKIGKEYNVINNDCQINPCTTEEYPTKAKRPKYSVLSVEKIKKYAKIYDYEYSLNNFFKLIK
- the rfbA gene encoding glucose-1-phosphate thymidylyltransferase RfbA — translated: MKGIVLAGGSGTRLYPMTNVISKQLLPIYDKPMVYYPLSVLMLSGIRDILIISTENDTPLFKKLLKDGSQWGCNIEYAVQKAPNGLAEAFIIGESFIGKDNVSMILGDNIFFGQSFSHILGKSAKLEDGAVIFAYQVKDPERFGIVEIDKNYNALSIEEKPQKPKSNYAVTGLYFYDNDVVNISKNIKPSARGELEITDVNKIYLENKKLKVEILGRGFAWLDTGTRDSLLQAAQFVSAVENIEGMQIACLEEIAYNNKWIDASKIEETASKLKNSEYGKYLQGLIK
- the rfbB gene encoding dTDP-glucose 4,6-dehydratase, whose product is MRQFNNILITGGCGFIGSNFIRYILQKTDYNGNIINIDALTYAGNRENLLDIEEQYKGRYFFEKVNICDDKKINEIFNKYNPNCIVHFAAESHVDRSIYGPKDFIETNIMGTFILLEAARKLWENNKENKLFHHISTDEVYGSLGETGYFYETTPYDPRSPYSSSKASSDHIVKAYYHTYDLPVTISNCSNNYGPYQFPEKLIPLMISNIVEEKDLPVYGDGKNIRDWIFVEDHNNAVLDIIYKGRIGETYNIGGENEITNIDMVNILCEKLAVKMNKEKDYYKKLIKFVKDRAGHDRRYAINCDKIKNELGWKRNYDFNTAIELTIDWYLNNKKWIDNIKSGEYKKWIELNYSSK
- a CDS encoding rhamnan synthesis F family protein codes for the protein MKRLAIFAGYDKDNIIDDYVVYYIKELKKIADIIYVSDCNILENELAKISEYCINIINGRHGEYDFGSYKRGYIYAKENNILQNYDYLILCNDSCYGPFFNFQKIVENIESKNSDIWGIFKYLKDIDFEEHLQSYFLAMTKNIFLSNWYSSFLLSVKKEENKKDIIKKYEIGMSILFKNHNCSMSSFLDSSFIENPSNNSIPSVYALEAISYGFPLLKIAIFGEPTFFFLNKEKIKKIFKIIQPYDKNIIINHLNRTMKKENIKYLFPKFKTKQVHIFSKSFLNISFQYSVSGKFQIAFFLFNKLKITIDFPKSISYNKTNYNDFNFLLEE
- a CDS encoding rhamnan synthesis F family protein gives rise to the protein MTNKKILAIFAGYDKDNIIDDYVVYYIKELKKIADIIYVSDCNMSDNELKKINDYCINIINGRHEEYDFGSYKRGYLYAKENNLLQNYDKIIFCNDSCYGPFFDLKNIINKMTDYDFGVLYISKDLKIAEHDYITSFFIIIDKKIYNTDFFNNFIDNIKKEEDKMDIIKKYEFGLSKLMLDNNIELKSLFNDNGEFNRPYFNPLALIEEGFPLLKRHVLEKKVTVPLNIDELTNIIKIIKNNYDIKLIVNHLNRVADKEQIKYLFQKYKPYKKTFIHEKIFSLFTRYSPSGKYQTVYKFFNSISVSIDKPIKDSYIETDYKDFNFLLKI